A stretch of Triticum aestivum cultivar Chinese Spring chromosome 1D, IWGSC CS RefSeq v2.1, whole genome shotgun sequence DNA encodes these proteins:
- the LOC123172725 gene encoding serine carboxypeptidase-like 51, giving the protein MEPRALALISVLFLSLLRTATATTAGTADGTERWGYVEVRPKAHLFWWYYKSPQAQRVSTPTKPWPTVLWLQGGPGASGVGLGNFLEVGPLNGDLKPRSSTWLHKADLIFVDNPVGVGYSYVEDDSLLVTTDLQAAADMTTLLKALVKELTTLRSSPLFIVAESYGGKYAATLGVSVVRAVRAGELKLTLGGVALGDSWISPEDFASSYGTLLFQVSRLDRNGADHANKDAQVVRQQVAAGQFKQAQATLNRMLNWVVVNSGHVDVYNFLLDTGMDPVVAVSSSPAPEYSRYLESKSVGDSIQEAMNGAIKRKLKIVPKDVVWQAQSYSVYYALINDFMKPRIHEVDELLSYGVNVTVYNGQLDVICSTVGAEAWVQKLKWDGLKNFLALPRQPLYCGSAGATKGFVRSYKNLHFYWILGAGHFVPVDQPCVALDMIGNITQSPALSRS; this is encoded by the exons ATGGAGCCCCGTGCTCTCGCTCTCATCTCCGTCCTCTTCCTCTCTCTGCTTCGCACCGCCACGGCCACCACCGCTGGAACCGCAGACGGCACGGAGCGGTGGGGATACGTGGAGGTTCGGCCCA AGGCTCACCTGTTCTGGTGGTACTACAAGAGCCCCCAGGCCCAGAGGGTGTCCACGCCCACCAAGCCATGGCCGACCGTCCTCTGGCTGCAGGGTGGCCCG GGAGCGTCGGGCGTCGGGCTCGGCAACTTCCTGGAGGTCGGGCCGCTCAACGGCGACCTGAAGCCACGCAGCTCGACATGGCTGCACAAGGCCGACCTCATCTTCGTG GACAACCCAGTAGGCGTCGGGTACAGCTACGTGGAGGACGACAGCCTGCTGGTGACCACCGACCTGCAGGCGGCGGCGGACATGACCACGCTGCTCAAGGCCCTCGTCAAGGAGCTGACGACCTTGCGGAGCAGCCCGCTGTTCATCGTCGCCGAGTCGTACGGCGGCAAGTACGCCGCCACGCTCGGCGTCTCCGTCGTCCGGGCCGTCCGCGCCGGCGAGCTCAAGCTCACGCTCGGCGGCGTGGCGCTCGGAGACAGCTGGATCTCGCCGGAGGATTTCGCG TCTTCGTACGGGACGCTCTTGTTCCAGGTGTCGAGGCTGGATCGCAACGGCGCAGACCACGCAAACAA GGACGCACAGGTGGTGAGGCAGCAGGTCGCAGCGGGGCAGTTCAAGCAAGCGCAGGCCACACTCAACCGAATGCTCAACTGGGTCGTCGTCAACAGCGGCCACGTG GATGTGTATAACTTCCTACTGGACACCGGGATGGACCCGGTCGTCGCGGTAAGCTCATCGCCGGCGCCGGAGTACTCCAGGTACCTGGAGAGCAAGTCCGTAGGGGACTCGATTCAGGAGGCCATGAATGGAGCCATCAAGCGAAAGCTCAAGATCGTCCCCAAAGACGTAGT ATGGCAGGCGCAATCCTACAGCGTCTATTATGCGCTGATCAACGATTTCATGAAGCCGAGGATTCACGAG GTTGATGAGCTCCTGTCGTATGGTGTCAATGTGACCGTGTACAATGGGCAG CTCGATGTGATCTGCTCGACCGTCGGCGCAGAAGCATGGGTTCAGAAGCTCAA ATGGGATGGACTGAAGAACTTCTTGGCCCTGCCAAGACAGCCTCTCTACTGTGGCTCGGCTGGAGCCACCAAGGGCTTTGTTAGATCCTACAAAAACCTTCATTTCTACTGGATCCTTGGAGCAGGGCACTTT GTGCCTGTTGATCAGCCATGCGTTGCGCTTGACATGATCGGCAACATCACACAGTCTCCGGCTCTTTCTCGTTCATAG